One window of Vicinamibacterales bacterium genomic DNA carries:
- a CDS encoding TerC family protein has product MDAFLTADGLAALVTLTVLEVVLGVDNVIFISILAGKLRAEDRDRARKTGLVAAMVMRILLLMSIAWIVRLTAPLFTVMNHPFSGRDLILGIGGLFLIYKATHEIHDKLEGEEGHVSARVAPTFAAVIVQIMLLDIVFSLDSVITAVGMADDLSIMITAVVVAVGIMMFSAGAVSGFVEKHPTVKVLALSFLLLIGCSLIADGAGFHIPKGYIYFAMGFSIFVEFINLRARARVKPVKLHEPYTS; this is encoded by the coding sequence ATGGACGCATTCCTGACCGCAGACGGCCTCGCCGCCCTCGTCACCCTGACCGTGCTCGAGGTGGTGCTCGGCGTCGACAACGTCATCTTCATCTCGATCCTGGCGGGCAAGCTCCGGGCCGAGGACCGGGACCGCGCGCGCAAGACAGGCCTGGTGGCCGCCATGGTCATGCGCATCCTGCTGCTGATGTCGATCGCCTGGATCGTGCGGCTGACGGCGCCGCTGTTCACGGTGATGAATCACCCGTTCTCGGGGCGCGACCTGATCCTGGGCATTGGCGGCCTGTTCCTGATCTACAAGGCCACCCACGAGATCCACGACAAGCTGGAAGGCGAAGAAGGCCACGTCTCGGCGCGGGTCGCGCCGACGTTCGCCGCCGTGATCGTGCAGATCATGCTGCTCGACATCGTCTTCTCGCTGGACTCGGTGATTACCGCCGTCGGCATGGCCGACGACCTCTCGATCATGATCACCGCGGTGGTCGTCGCCGTCGGCATCATGATGTTCTCGGCCGGCGCGGTCAGCGGCTTCGTCGAGAAGCACCCGACGGTGAAGGTGCTGGCGCTCAGCTTCCTGCTGCTGATCGGCTGCTCATTGATCGCCGACGGCGCCGGCTTCCACATCCCGAAGGGCTACATCTACTTCGCGATGGGCTTCTCGATCTTCGTCGAGTTCATCAACCTGCGCGCCCGCGCCAGGGTCAAGCCGGTCAAGCTGCACGAGCCATACACGTCCTGA
- a CDS encoding (2Fe-2S) ferredoxin domain-containing protein, whose translation MAPFDRHIFICCNRREPGHVRGCCDPTGSEALQKAFKKALAERGLNRRIRANKAGCLDQCEKGPTVVVYPEAVWYGRVTEADVNEIIEQHIIGGRPVARLLMPEGEAAAKPR comes from the coding sequence GTGGCTCCTTTCGACAGGCACATCTTCATCTGCTGCAACCGGCGTGAGCCGGGGCACGTCCGCGGCTGCTGCGATCCCACCGGATCCGAGGCGCTGCAGAAGGCCTTCAAGAAGGCGCTGGCTGAGCGCGGACTGAACCGCCGCATCCGTGCCAATAAGGCCGGCTGCCTCGACCAGTGCGAGAAGGGCCCGACCGTGGTCGTCTATCCCGAGGCCGTGTGGTACGGCCGCGTGACCGAAGCCGACGTCAACGAGATCATCGAGCAGCACATCATCGGCGGCCGGCCGGTGGCACGGCTGCTCATGCCTGAAGGGGAAGCGGCCGCCAAGCCGCGCTGA
- a CDS encoding Glu/Leu/Phe/Val dehydrogenase gives MSAQANFFDQVTQYFNAAAKFTDYPAGLLEQIRVCNSVYRFHFPLRRGDTIEVIHAWRVQHSHHKTPVKGGIRYSPDVYEEEVMALAALMTYKCAIVDVPFGGAKGGIKIDPKNYTLDELERITRRYAAELAKKNFIGPGIDVPAPDYGTGEREMAWIADTYAALNPGQLNAFGCVTGKPVTQGGVRGRKEATGRGLYFAIREACDEPGEMARLGLSKGLEGKRLIVQGLGNVGYHAAKFCREGGAILIAIAEREGAISNPKGLNEEEVFQHRKATGSILNFPGATNLADSAAALEMECEILLPAALESVFTAENAPRVKAKIILEGANGPTTPEADPIFRDKGILVIPDIYCNAGGVTVSYFEWLKNLSHVRFGRLEKRHEMANELAVMKVIEKATGTAFTEAEREAFAHGPDEQDLVNSGLEETMITAFHDLLKTKRDTKGVPDLRIAAFLGSIHKIARSYTELGIFP, from the coding sequence ATGAGCGCCCAAGCCAACTTCTTCGACCAGGTCACCCAGTACTTCAACGCCGCGGCCAAGTTCACCGATTACCCCGCGGGCCTGCTCGAGCAGATCCGGGTCTGCAACAGCGTCTATCGCTTCCACTTCCCCCTGCGGCGCGGCGACACGATCGAGGTCATTCACGCCTGGCGCGTCCAGCACAGCCACCACAAGACGCCGGTCAAGGGCGGCATCCGCTACAGCCCCGACGTTTACGAGGAAGAAGTGATGGCGCTCGCCGCGCTCATGACCTACAAATGCGCCATCGTCGACGTGCCGTTTGGCGGTGCCAAGGGCGGCATCAAGATCGATCCAAAGAACTACACGCTCGACGAGCTGGAGCGCATCACGCGCCGCTACGCGGCCGAACTGGCGAAGAAGAACTTCATCGGCCCGGGCATCGACGTGCCGGCCCCCGACTACGGCACTGGCGAGCGCGAGATGGCGTGGATTGCCGACACCTACGCGGCGCTCAACCCCGGTCAGCTGAACGCCTTCGGCTGCGTCACCGGCAAGCCCGTGACGCAGGGCGGCGTGCGCGGCCGCAAGGAAGCCACCGGCCGGGGGCTCTACTTCGCCATTCGCGAGGCGTGCGACGAACCCGGCGAGATGGCCAGGCTCGGCCTGTCGAAAGGCCTCGAGGGCAAGCGCCTCATCGTGCAGGGCCTCGGCAACGTCGGCTACCACGCCGCCAAGTTCTGCCGCGAAGGCGGCGCCATTCTGATCGCGATCGCCGAGCGCGAAGGCGCCATCAGCAACCCGAAAGGCCTGAACGAAGAAGAGGTGTTCCAGCACCGCAAGGCGACCGGCTCGATCCTCAACTTCCCCGGTGCCACCAACCTCGCCGACTCCGCCGCGGCGCTGGAGATGGAGTGCGAGATCCTGCTGCCGGCGGCGCTCGAAAGCGTGTTCACGGCCGAGAACGCCCCGCGCGTCAAGGCGAAGATCATTCTGGAAGGAGCCAACGGGCCGACCACGCCGGAGGCGGATCCGATCTTCCGCGACAAGGGCATCCTGGTCATTCCCGACATCTACTGCAACGCCGGCGGCGTCACGGTGTCGTACTTCGAGTGGCTGAAGAACCTCTCGCACGTCCGCTTCGGCCGGCTGGAGAAGCGGCACGAGATGGCCAACGAGCTGGCGGTGATGAAGGTGATCGAGAAGGCCACCGGCACCGCCTTCACCGAAGCCGAGCGCGAAGCGTTCGCACACGGCCCGGACGAACAGGACCTGGTGAACTCGGGCCTGGAAGAGACCATGATCACGGCCTTCCACGACCTGCTGAAGACCAAGCGCGACACCAAGGGCGTGCCGGATCTGCGAATCGCGGCCTTCCTCGGCTCGATCCACAAGATTGCGCGCAGCTACACCGAGCTCGGGATCTTCCCGTAA
- a CDS encoding DoxX family protein — protein MTARTRLIAYWATTGLAAIALSAIGAGDLLRVPAIMEGLTHLGYPVYFATILGTWKLLGVAAILAPGLPRLKEWAYAGMFFTLSGAALSHAASGDPVSKIVVPLLLLGSVVASWVLRPAREELVAADSRRAASGVREAVAVR, from the coding sequence ATGACTGCCAGAACGAGACTGATTGCATACTGGGCGACCACGGGCCTCGCGGCCATCGCCCTCAGCGCCATCGGCGCCGGAGACCTCTTGCGCGTGCCCGCGATCATGGAGGGCCTCACGCATCTCGGCTACCCCGTGTACTTCGCCACCATCCTCGGCACGTGGAAACTGCTCGGCGTGGCGGCCATCCTCGCACCGGGTCTCCCGCGCCTCAAGGAGTGGGCGTACGCCGGGATGTTCTTCACCCTCAGCGGCGCCGCACTGTCGCACGCCGCCTCGGGCGACCCGGTGAGCAAGATTGTCGTACCGCTCCTGCTGCTCGGCTCGGTCGTCGCCTCGTGGGTGTTGCGACCGGCACGCGAGGAGCTAGTCGCCGCGGACAGTCGCCGAGCCGCGAGCGGCGTAAGGGAGGCAGTGGCCGTCCGATGA
- a CDS encoding PAS domain-containing protein yields MRHDDIPAVAWPQSPDEMCQLLAEHATNLLSLHHADGRQVWATRSLEQLRGPLTTVFERSDPGELEACHGWWAQVLAGSANRLRWRTRAAAGSWRWLETTAILLRNRDRTYVLCDSRDFTDEKQAQDTVQESQRKLAAAARLAQLGYWEDDVVANLVSWSEECGHALGLPLTERWRTWNEFLHFVHADDRALVEECRARTVAGEPSARVAFRLVAPDGVIRYADTTAEPVRNKGGQVIRTVGVIQNVSERKRAEDVLRRSRERLRLALQATGLGPWDWDLTTNTVEFWPEWKRLIGYEPDEIPNRYEEWENRLHPDDRERVLTALRAFLDGHQLEYALEFRLRHKNGTYRWMYTRGVGLADATGRRTHMIGCHLDITDRKQLEEQYRQSQKMQAVGQLAGGVAHDFNNLLIVINGYTELVAQELGPSHRSQRGLDKILAAARSAANLTHQLLAFSRRQILQPQVLDLNEVLRRAHLLLARLLGEHITLEIHLAAAGRVSADPGQVEQVIMNLAVNARDAMPDGGRLVIATADVDLDEVYAAQHPGASAGRHVLIAVSDTGVGMDDATRARLFEPFFTTKAIGRGTGLGLATVYGIVKQSGGSIWVDSEPAKGSTFKIHLPVAEGEVDPPAPLIEAPALRGTETVLVVEDQAEVRFVIEETLRIHGYTVLAAANGSEAIAEARAHDGPIHLMLTDIVLSGENGRDIARRVLADRTSVRVLYMSGYTETAILKDGALEPGLAFIQKPFTSDVLLRRIRELLASDRPPLF; encoded by the coding sequence ATGAGGCACGACGACATTCCGGCCGTTGCGTGGCCACAGAGCCCCGACGAAATGTGCCAGCTGCTGGCGGAGCACGCGACCAACCTCCTCAGCTTGCATCACGCCGACGGCCGTCAGGTCTGGGCGACTCGATCGCTGGAGCAGCTTCGCGGCCCATTGACCACCGTCTTCGAACGCAGCGACCCTGGGGAGCTCGAGGCATGCCACGGATGGTGGGCGCAGGTCCTGGCCGGAAGCGCGAACCGCCTCAGGTGGCGGACCCGCGCTGCGGCCGGGTCCTGGCGCTGGCTGGAGACGACGGCGATACTTCTCCGCAATCGCGATCGCACGTACGTGCTGTGCGACTCTCGCGATTTCACCGACGAGAAGCAGGCGCAAGACACAGTGCAGGAAAGCCAGCGCAAGCTCGCGGCGGCCGCCCGCCTGGCCCAGCTTGGCTATTGGGAAGACGACGTCGTCGCCAATCTGGTCAGCTGGTCTGAAGAATGCGGGCACGCCCTCGGCTTGCCACTGACTGAACGCTGGCGAACCTGGAACGAGTTCCTGCATTTCGTGCATGCAGATGACCGGGCCCTCGTCGAGGAGTGCCGCGCGCGAACTGTAGCCGGCGAGCCGAGCGCCCGAGTGGCGTTCCGGCTGGTCGCGCCTGACGGCGTCATCCGTTACGCCGACACCACCGCCGAACCGGTTCGGAACAAAGGCGGTCAGGTCATCCGCACGGTCGGCGTCATCCAGAACGTTTCGGAACGGAAGCGGGCAGAGGACGTGCTCCGCAGGAGCCGGGAGCGGCTACGACTCGCGCTGCAAGCGACCGGCCTGGGACCGTGGGACTGGGATCTCACGACCAACACGGTGGAGTTCTGGCCCGAATGGAAACGGCTGATCGGCTACGAGCCGGATGAGATCCCGAATCGATACGAGGAATGGGAGAACCGGCTCCACCCCGATGACCGCGAACGGGTGCTCACCGCGCTGCGGGCGTTCCTCGATGGTCACCAGCTGGAATATGCCCTCGAGTTCAGGCTCCGCCACAAGAACGGGACGTACCGCTGGATGTACACCCGCGGCGTTGGGCTGGCAGACGCCACCGGCCGGCGGACACACATGATCGGGTGTCACCTCGACATCACGGATCGGAAGCAACTCGAAGAACAGTACCGGCAGTCGCAGAAGATGCAGGCTGTCGGCCAACTCGCCGGTGGCGTCGCGCACGACTTCAACAACCTGCTGATCGTGATCAACGGGTACACGGAGCTGGTGGCGCAGGAGCTCGGGCCGTCGCATCGGTCGCAGCGGGGTCTGGACAAGATTCTGGCGGCCGCCCGGAGCGCCGCGAATCTGACCCACCAGCTACTGGCGTTCAGCCGCCGGCAAATTCTCCAGCCGCAGGTCCTCGATCTCAACGAGGTGCTGCGGCGTGCGCATCTGCTGCTGGCTCGCCTCCTTGGCGAGCACATCACGCTGGAGATCCACCTGGCCGCGGCCGGGCGCGTGAGCGCCGATCCCGGACAGGTCGAGCAGGTCATTATGAACCTGGCGGTCAACGCGCGTGATGCGATGCCCGACGGCGGCCGGCTCGTGATTGCGACCGCGGATGTCGACCTCGACGAGGTGTACGCCGCGCAGCATCCCGGCGCGAGTGCCGGCAGGCACGTGCTGATCGCGGTCAGCGATACCGGCGTCGGCATGGACGACGCCACTCGCGCGCGCCTGTTCGAGCCCTTCTTCACGACCAAAGCGATAGGCCGGGGAACGGGTCTTGGTTTGGCGACCGTATACGGTATCGTCAAGCAGAGCGGCGGGTCGATTTGGGTGGACAGCGAGCCCGCGAAGGGGTCGACCTTCAAGATTCACCTGCCCGTCGCCGAAGGCGAAGTGGACCCTCCGGCGCCGCTGATAGAAGCACCGGCGCTTCGTGGAACGGAGACGGTGCTCGTCGTGGAGGATCAGGCGGAAGTCCGTTTCGTCATCGAGGAGACGCTTCGCATCCATGGCTATACGGTGCTCGCGGCCGCAAATGGTTCGGAGGCGATCGCCGAAGCCCGGGCGCATGATGGCCCGATTCACCTGATGCTGACCGACATCGTGCTGTCCGGTGAGAACGGCCGCGACATCGCGCGGCGGGTGCTCGCCGACCGCACATCCGTGCGAGTGCTCTACATGTCCGGGTACACGGAAACCGCGATTCTCAAGGACGGCGCTCTTGAGCCGGGGCTGGCGTTCATCCAGAAACCGTTCACCAGCGACGTCTTGCTGCGGAGAATTCGCGAGCTGCTGGCGTCGGATCGACCGCCGCTCTTCTGA
- a CDS encoding sigma 54-interacting transcriptional regulator, giving the protein MTREPRLDAERDYWRTLIEVSNAVVTKRDLAELQAAIAPNVRRVVPHDHTNLFLVDEHSRLQSSAIDPTALAWPDRLSESVRLDAEPYKSWLSRVVDIDVDNTDPAGWEALHAQALASGVKRFCVAPLSAPHRVVGVLALGRLTPVPFTPDELERVAQVAAQIAIALENAMAFEEIAALKEQLARENVYLKEEIRGSHQFEEIVGESRALRHVLDQVRTVAPTDTTVLLLGETGTGKELLARALHAASDRRNRALVTVNCTTSPAGLLESEWFGHERGAFTGALSQKIGRFELAQQGVLFLDEIGDVPLELQSKLLRVLQEHEIERLGSTRTIRVDFRLIAATNRNLEEMVAKREFRSDLYYRLNVFPIRLPPLRERPEDIPPLVFYFAQRLAKQLRRPIESVSRDSLDVLCRWHWPGNIRELQNVIERAVILSTGPVLTVSRAEFETAPVSISAPVTLEDAEREHILRALADTNWVIGGPRGAAARLGVKRTSLVSTMRRLHIQRPATGRGGSAPRS; this is encoded by the coding sequence GTGACACGTGAACCACGGCTTGACGCAGAACGCGACTACTGGCGAACGCTGATCGAGGTCAGCAACGCCGTCGTCACCAAGCGTGACCTCGCCGAACTGCAGGCGGCCATCGCGCCCAACGTCCGTCGCGTGGTCCCGCACGACCACACGAACCTGTTTCTCGTCGACGAACACTCGCGCCTGCAATCGTCCGCCATCGATCCGACGGCCTTGGCCTGGCCCGATCGACTGTCGGAGTCCGTTCGCCTTGATGCCGAACCCTACAAATCGTGGCTGTCGCGCGTCGTCGATATCGATGTCGACAACACCGACCCGGCTGGCTGGGAAGCACTGCACGCGCAGGCCCTTGCTTCCGGTGTGAAGCGGTTCTGCGTCGCCCCGTTGTCGGCGCCTCACCGGGTCGTTGGTGTGCTGGCTCTGGGCCGGTTGACGCCGGTTCCGTTCACGCCGGACGAGCTCGAGCGCGTCGCCCAGGTCGCCGCTCAGATCGCGATCGCACTCGAGAATGCCATGGCGTTCGAGGAGATCGCCGCGCTCAAGGAGCAGCTGGCGCGCGAAAACGTGTACCTGAAGGAGGAAATCCGCGGCAGCCACCAGTTCGAGGAGATCGTCGGCGAGAGTAGGGCTTTGCGGCACGTGCTGGATCAGGTCCGCACGGTGGCCCCGACGGACACCACTGTCCTGCTGCTTGGAGAGACGGGCACCGGCAAGGAGTTGCTGGCGCGGGCGCTGCACGCGGCGAGCGACCGGCGCAACCGCGCGCTGGTAACGGTGAACTGCACGACCTCGCCGGCCGGACTGCTCGAGAGCGAGTGGTTCGGGCATGAACGCGGCGCCTTCACGGGGGCGTTGTCGCAGAAGATCGGCCGGTTCGAACTCGCGCAACAGGGCGTCCTGTTCCTCGACGAAATCGGCGACGTACCGCTCGAACTCCAGTCCAAGCTGCTGCGCGTTCTCCAGGAACATGAGATCGAGCGCCTCGGGAGCACGCGCACGATCCGCGTGGACTTCCGCTTGATCGCTGCCACCAACCGCAACCTCGAAGAGATGGTCGCCAAACGCGAGTTCCGCTCCGACCTGTACTACCGATTGAACGTGTTTCCTATCCGGCTCCCACCGCTGCGCGAACGGCCCGAAGACATCCCGCCGCTGGTGTTCTACTTCGCACAGCGGCTCGCGAAACAGCTTCGCCGACCGATTGAGTCGGTCTCCCGCGACAGCCTGGACGTGCTCTGTCGCTGGCACTGGCCGGGCAATATTCGAGAGCTGCAGAACGTGATCGAGCGCGCCGTCATCCTGTCCACGGGGCCGGTGCTCACCGTGTCGCGTGCCGAGTTTGAGACCGCGCCGGTGTCCATATCGGCGCCGGTGACACTCGAGGACGCCGAACGCGAGCACATCCTGCGGGCGCTCGCCGACACCAACTGGGTGATCGGGGGTCCACGCGGCGCCGCCGCGCGCCTCGGTGTCAAACGGACGTCGCTCGTCTCGACGATGCGGCGCCTGCACATTCAGAGGCCGGCGACGGGGCGCGGCGGTTCTGCGCCGCGCTCGTAG
- a CDS encoding HD domain-containing phosphohydrolase codes for MLNGPAGQRVLVVDDESQCSRLLVGLLTPEFQVDVASDGEAALTAINLAPPDIVLLDVGLPGMNGIDVCRVIKRAAPTRLIPVVLVTGTGGREHRLAGIDAGADDFLLKPFDTEQLTARVRSLTRLKRFTDELDSAESVIMSLALTVEARDPYTEGHCERLAAYAVALGAALGLGDDDLGALKRGGFLHDVGKIGISDALLLKGDRLTPIEYEQVKRHPVIGERLLGDLRSLAAVRPIVRHHHERLDGSGYPDGLRGAEVPLLAHVVSIVDAFDAMTTPRPYRQPVSHRAAFAELRADVARGTMSRDLVEMFAAVLEGRRSTDAA; via the coding sequence ATGTTGAATGGACCCGCCGGCCAGCGTGTGCTCGTTGTCGACGATGAGTCGCAGTGCAGCCGCCTGCTCGTCGGGCTGCTGACGCCGGAGTTCCAGGTCGATGTCGCCAGCGACGGCGAAGCGGCACTGACCGCGATCAACCTGGCGCCGCCCGACATCGTGCTGCTGGACGTGGGCCTGCCGGGGATGAACGGCATCGACGTCTGCCGGGTCATCAAGCGCGCCGCCCCGACACGGCTGATTCCCGTCGTCCTGGTGACCGGCACTGGCGGCCGCGAACACCGTCTGGCGGGGATCGATGCCGGCGCCGATGACTTCCTGCTGAAGCCGTTTGACACGGAGCAGTTGACAGCCCGGGTCCGATCGCTGACGCGCCTGAAGCGGTTCACCGACGAACTGGATTCCGCCGAGTCGGTGATCATGAGCCTGGCGCTCACCGTCGAGGCCCGCGACCCGTACACCGAGGGCCACTGCGAGCGGCTGGCGGCCTACGCCGTCGCGCTGGGGGCGGCGCTCGGCTTGGGCGACGACGACCTCGGCGCCCTGAAGCGCGGCGGCTTCTTGCACGACGTCGGGAAGATCGGGATCTCGGATGCGCTGCTGCTGAAGGGCGACCGGCTGACGCCGATTGAATACGAGCAGGTGAAGCGGCACCCGGTGATTGGCGAGCGCCTGCTGGGCGACTTGCGGTCGCTGGCCGCGGTGCGGCCGATCGTGCGCCACCATCACGAGAGGCTCGACGGCAGCGGCTACCCGGACGGGTTACGAGGGGCGGAGGTCCCGTTGCTGGCGCACGTGGTGTCGATCGTCGATGCGTTCGACGCCATGACCACACCCCGGCCCTATCGGCAGCCGGTCAGCCACCGCGCCGCCTTCGCCGAGTTGCGCGCCGATGTGGCGCGCGGCACCATGAGCCGCGACCTGGTCGAGATGTTCGCGGCCGTGCTCGAGGGGCGCCGATCGACCGACGCCGCGTAG
- a CDS encoding GGDEF domain-containing protein, with protein sequence MFRNGVVALDLRRNAHAESEGEWLHETAGQTLTLLRDLLAAGGEPDRVAVAERLDRYRKALAAHDPAGATRTEGTQALLRCREIVARAHQHEIDRRMELAALVALVREAVMSVSTEIDTFQASVGESADRFEAISALDDPRQIQARLVEEVTALKHAASDRRRTWELTSRSYTERVETLEQQLLATRQEADVDALTGIANRRTFDRTCHDWIRSASHGFVLAILDLDDFKGINDTYGHAVGDEVLVGLAQALLRSVRPGDMVARLGGDEFAILASDLTLRQAEGRFAKTIAALAASGAGEAWAPKVSCGLAEFSAGDTYESLFERADEALYAAKRGGKHRVATKARAFIRDLMRR encoded by the coding sequence ATGTTCCGAAACGGAGTCGTCGCCCTGGACTTGCGTCGCAACGCGCACGCCGAGAGTGAAGGGGAGTGGCTCCACGAGACGGCCGGGCAGACGCTGACGTTGCTCCGGGACCTGCTGGCGGCCGGTGGCGAGCCGGACCGGGTGGCCGTCGCCGAACGGCTGGATCGCTACCGCAAGGCGCTGGCGGCGCATGATCCCGCCGGCGCGACGAGGACCGAGGGCACTCAGGCCTTGTTGCGCTGTCGCGAGATCGTGGCGCGGGCCCACCAGCATGAAATCGATCGGCGGATGGAACTGGCGGCGCTCGTCGCCCTGGTCCGTGAGGCCGTCATGTCGGTCAGCACGGAAATCGATACCTTCCAGGCCAGTGTCGGCGAGTCAGCGGATCGCTTCGAGGCGATCTCGGCCCTCGATGATCCGCGGCAGATCCAGGCGCGTCTCGTCGAGGAGGTGACCGCCCTGAAGCACGCGGCCAGCGATCGCCGCCGCACGTGGGAACTGACCTCGCGGTCGTACACCGAGCGCGTCGAAACCCTCGAGCAACAGTTGCTGGCGACGCGCCAGGAGGCAGACGTCGACGCCTTGACCGGCATCGCCAACCGCCGCACGTTCGACCGCACCTGCCATGACTGGATCCGATCCGCCAGCCACGGGTTCGTGCTGGCGATCCTGGACCTGGATGACTTCAAGGGGATTAACGACACCTACGGTCACGCGGTCGGTGACGAGGTCCTGGTGGGGCTGGCCCAGGCCCTGCTGCGATCGGTGCGCCCCGGCGACATGGTGGCCCGGCTCGGCGGCGACGAGTTCGCCATCCTCGCCTCCGACCTCACGCTGCGGCAGGCCGAAGGCCGCTTCGCGAAGACCATCGCCGCGCTCGCGGCGTCGGGCGCAGGCGAGGCCTGGGCGCCGAAGGTCAGTTGCGGCCTGGCCGAGTTTTCCGCGGGCGACACCTACGAGAGCCTGTTCGAGCGCGCCGACGAAGCCCTGTATGCGGCCAAGCGCGGCGGCAAGCACCGCGTCGCCACCAAGGCCCGCGCCTTCATTCGTGACCTGATGAGGCGTTAG
- a CDS encoding response regulator — MPAATSTVLLLEDDSRDARLIASHLNLEGSAYQVVHVDCEDHYRAAIARGGFDVILADHSLPGFTGVAALAIARQACPDVPFICVSGTLGEEPAIEALKGGATDYVLKHSLSRLVPSVQRALQASTERAKRRKAESEVTALEAQLRHSQKLEAVGLLAGGIAHDFNNLLTVINGYCERLLGTVGDDDAARADLDLIHQAGQRAAGLTRQLLAFSRRQVLAPKAINLNTIVSDIERILKRVLGERIAVASALDPALGLALADPGQMEQVLINLAINARDAMPDGGTVTIETANFDAGRGAAPSPLGPAPYVMLTVRDTGHGMDEETTARIFEPFFTTKPAGKGTGLGLSTVYGIVAQSGGHVDVDSSPGRGTTMRVFLPRVADELEVRPPEEALALAGRGHETLLLVEDEDFVRELLSEFLRSSGYTVIEARSAEEALALFKHDGAMAIDLLVTDMVLSGINGARLAERLKAMIPGLVTLYVSGYPGDEMFADGVFDPGPAFLAKPFTRHALIHKVKEILGARPPLHATVAVAEPNNGIRRLITQMLTRAGYGVVDRIEAMRAGATPVDVALVDVASPDPARWTIVRELRQRHPGASIVLMAGSFGDVLIGEAAAAGVEITLQKPLHEAAVLDAVRRALRQRPAGVAAQGFAGSADSH, encoded by the coding sequence GTGCCCGCTGCCACCTCCACGGTGCTGCTGCTGGAGGACGACTCGAGGGATGCCCGGCTCATTGCCAGCCACCTTAACCTCGAGGGGAGTGCGTACCAGGTCGTTCACGTTGACTGCGAAGACCACTACCGGGCGGCCATCGCTCGCGGCGGCTTCGACGTGATCCTGGCTGACCACTCGCTGCCGGGCTTCACCGGCGTGGCTGCCCTCGCCATCGCGAGGCAGGCCTGCCCGGATGTGCCGTTCATCTGCGTCTCCGGCACGCTGGGGGAGGAGCCGGCAATCGAGGCGCTCAAGGGTGGCGCCACCGATTACGTGCTCAAGCACAGCCTCTCGCGGCTCGTCCCGTCCGTGCAGCGGGCCCTGCAGGCATCAACGGAGCGCGCCAAACGCCGGAAGGCCGAGTCCGAGGTGACGGCGCTCGAAGCGCAGTTGCGTCATTCACAGAAGCTCGAGGCGGTCGGCTTGCTCGCCGGCGGCATCGCCCACGACTTCAACAACTTGCTGACCGTCATCAACGGCTATTGCGAGCGGCTGCTGGGGACCGTGGGTGACGACGATGCGGCGCGGGCCGACCTCGACCTCATCCATCAGGCGGGACAACGCGCCGCCGGTCTGACCCGTCAACTCCTGGCCTTCAGCCGGCGCCAGGTTCTGGCGCCCAAAGCGATCAACCTGAACACGATTGTGTCCGACATCGAGCGGATCCTGAAACGCGTGTTGGGGGAGCGGATCGCCGTGGCGAGCGCCCTGGACCCGGCGTTGGGGCTGGCGCTCGCCGACCCCGGCCAAATGGAGCAGGTGCTGATCAACCTCGCGATCAACGCGCGCGATGCCATGCCGGACGGGGGCACCGTCACGATCGAAACCGCCAACTTCGACGCCGGCCGCGGCGCTGCGCCGTCCCCGCTTGGGCCGGCTCCCTATGTCATGCTTACCGTCCGTGACACCGGCCACGGGATGGACGAGGAGACCACGGCGCGGATCTTCGAGCCCTTCTTCACGACCAAGCCGGCCGGCAAGGGGACCGGTCTCGGCCTGTCCACCGTCTACGGCATCGTGGCGCAAAGCGGCGGCCACGTCGACGTGGACTCATCACCGGGACGGGGGACGACGATGCGCGTGTTCCTGCCGCGCGTGGCGGATGAACTCGAGGTCCGTCCACCCGAAGAGGCACTGGCGCTGGCCGGACGCGGTCACGAAACGCTGCTGCTCGTCGAGGATGAAGACTTCGTCCGTGAACTGCTGAGCGAGTTTCTGCGGAGTTCCGGGTACACCGTGATTGAGGCCAGAAGCGCCGAGGAAGCGCTGGCGCTGTTCAAGCACGACGGCGCCATGGCGATTGACCTGCTCGTGACCGACATGGTGCTGTCGGGCATCAACGGCGCCCGGCTCGCCGAGCGGCTGAAGGCCATGATCCCCGGCCTGGTCACCCTGTATGTGTCGGGCTATCCGGGCGACGAGATGTTCGCCGACGGTGTGTTTGACCCGGGCCCGGCGTTCCTGGCCAAGCCCTTCACTCGCCACGCGCTGATCCACAAGGTCAAGGAGATCCTCGGGGCCAGGCCTCCGCTCCACGCCACTGTGGCGGTGGCCGAGCCGAACAACGGCATTCGCCGCCTGATTACGCAAATGCTCACGCGCGCCGGTTACGGCGTGGTGGACCGGATCGAGGCGATGCGGGCCGGGGCTACGCCGGTGGATGTCGCGCTGGTCGATGTGGCCTCGCCCGATCCGGCTCGCTGGACGATCGTTCGCGAGTTGCGTCAGCGGCACCCGGGGGCGTCCATCGTGCTCATGGCGGGCTCATTCGGCGACGTCCTGATCGGGGAGGCCGCCGCGGCGGGCGTGGAGATCACGCTCCAGAAGCCGTTGCACGAAGCGGCGGTGCTCGATGCCGTGCGGCGTGCGCTCCGGCAGCGGCCGGCGGGCGTGGCCGCTCAAGGATTCGCCGGGTCCGCCGATTCCCACTGA